In a single window of the Streptomyces sp. NBC_01298 genome:
- a CDS encoding transcriptional regulator: MPGHHIDFGHYGATGQRSSLAAAEVLDGLAGGITSPVTTHRGLAARLRYMTRSKHAQRTMANEGLNPAPATLRKWLDGSQTPREDNLTLIEETYRRMRRHNVARYLLQRLNANGGTLIEIHPAEDGNVAQEHRRRDKSVRKVKIRSWDAIVAGWSDGGWEKGSERLLDDAWIDELRDAIGSDWGAYEYTRSLGFAA, translated from the coding sequence GTGCCCGGACATCACATCGACTTCGGCCACTACGGAGCAACCGGCCAGCGCAGCAGCCTCGCAGCCGCCGAGGTACTCGACGGCCTGGCCGGCGGCATCACCTCTCCGGTAACGACGCACCGCGGCCTCGCAGCACGGCTCCGCTACATGACGCGCTCAAAGCACGCTCAGCGGACCATGGCCAACGAGGGGCTCAACCCAGCACCGGCCACGCTCAGGAAGTGGCTCGACGGCAGCCAGACACCACGCGAGGACAACCTGACCCTGATCGAGGAGACCTACCGCCGGATGCGACGGCACAACGTCGCCCGCTACCTCCTGCAGCGCCTCAACGCCAACGGCGGGACCCTCATCGAGATCCACCCCGCCGAGGACGGCAACGTCGCCCAGGAGCACCGTCGCCGGGACAAGAGCGTGCGGAAGGTCAAGATCAGAAGCTGGGACGCGATCGTGGCCGGATGGTCGGACGGCGGCTGGGAGAAGGGAAGCGAACGGCTCCTGGACGACGCATGGATCGACGAGCTGCGCGACGCCATCGGTTCCGACTGGGGTGCCTACGAGTACACGAGGTCTCTCGGCTTCGCTGCCTGA